The nucleotide sequence GGCGAGCGCGACGCCCTCGTGCACGCCGAGCGCGGCCTCGAGCGCGAGCATCGACAGCAGCGGCGGGGTGCCGACCCGTCCGCGGGCGATGCCGGGCGCCGGCGAGAAGTCCGGGGCCATCGCGAAGGGGGTGGCGTGCCCGTTCCAGCCCGACAGCGGCTGGTCGAAGGCGTCCTGGTGGCGGTGGGCCACGTAGAGGAAGGCCGGTGCGCCGGGGCCGCCGTTGAGGTACTTGTAGCCGCAGCCGACGGCGAGGTCGACCTCGTGCGCGTCGAGGTCGACGGGCAGGACGCCGGCCGAGTGGCACAGGTCCCAGCAGACGAGCGCACCGACCGCGTGGGCGGCCCGGGTGATCTCCGGCAGGTCCCAGAGCTCGCCGGTGCGGTAGTCGACCGAGCTGTACGAGGCGAGGGCGAGGTCGTCGCCGAGCTCGGCGATGCGGGCGGGGGCGTCGGCGGGGGAGACGTGCTCGACGACGAGGCCGGTGTCGCGGGCGGCCGCGGCGGTGACGTAGAGGTCGGTGGGGAACGACGCGGGGTCGATGAGCACGACCCGGCGGCCGGGGCGCATCCGGGCGGCGGCGACGACGACCTTGAAGAGGTTGACCGTCGTCGAGTCCGTGCACACGACCTGGCCGGGAGCGGCGCCGACGAGCGCGCCGACGCGGTCGCCCACCCGGGTCGGGGCGCCCCACCAGTCGGCCTCGTTCCAGCTGGCGATGAGCCGCTCGCCCCACTGGCGGTGCACGGCGTCGGCGACCGCCTCGGCGACCCCGACCGGCAGCGCGCCGAGCGAGTTCCCGTCGAGGTAGACGACGCCGTCCGGCAGCACGAAGCGCGAACGCAGGTCGGTGCGGGCGTGGTCGGAGTCGAGGGCCTCGGCCCGGGCGGTCAGCGCTGACGACATGGGTCCGACGCTAGCCTGCCGGCGTCGTTGCACCGAGGAGGCCGTCGGGCAAGCACCTCCGGCGGGTCATGGACGTTCGGACAGACCTCGGGGTCATCTGGCGGACTTCGCTGCGGCACAGGTGTGTCACACCGCACACTCGACCCCATGGGGGGAGCCACCACCGACCAGACGCAGGAGTGCCCGCACGCGCGCACGTCCGAGCACCAGGCCCTGCTCGAACAGGCCCGGGAGCTCATCCTCACGGCGCAGACGCCGGACGCGCTCGACGCCGGGCAGCTCGACGCCCTCGAGGCCCAGGCGACCGAGCAGGGGTGGGTCGACGTCCTCATGGTCGCCGAGTACGTGCGCCTCCTGGCCGCCGACGGCGCGGCCGAGCGCCGTCACCACCTCGTGATGCTCCGGGAGCGCGCCCGGGCCCAGGGAGACATCGTCTGGGAGGCGCTGGCCCTGGCGCAGGGCGCCACCGCCGAGATGTGGGACGACCGCCCCCGCCTGGACGCCGACCGCGACCTCACCCGGGCCACCGTCCTCCTGCGCGGCGCCCCCCGCGCCCACGAGATGCTCGCGTCGGCCCACGTCGAGTGCGCCACGGGCTACCTCGACCGCGACATGTGGGACCTCGCGCTCGAGCACACCTCGTCGGCGGCCGACCAGCTGAAGAACGACGAGCAGGACGCCTGGCGGATGGCGACGGCGATGTACAACCGGGCCGAGATCCAGCTCCGGCGCCTCTGCGTCACCCGGCAGACCGGGCCCGGCGAGGACCTCCACGAGCTCGGCATCCTCGCCCGGGGCGCGGTCCAGCGGGTCCCGCTCGAGCTGCTGCCCGAGAGCTGGCGCGTGGACCTGCACATCTTCGAGAACCTCATCGACGCGATCGCCCCGCCGGCCTCGGGCACGCCCCGGCCGCCCGCGGACGGCGACGAGGCCGAGTTCGCCACCTATCTCGGCCTGGCGCGCTCCTTCACCGAGCCCGACCCGCGCCGGGCCCGCGAGCACCTCGCGGCCGCCATCGAGGCGTGGGACCGGGTCCGGATGCCCGAGCTCTACCTCCTGGCCCTGACCCGCGACGCCGAGCTCGAGGCCGAGGAGCTCGGCCACGAGACGGCCGGGCTGCGGGTCGCGCGCGAGCTGGCCCAGCGTCGGCAGGAGGCGCGCATCGCCGCCGTCGAGGCCATCGGCTCGCTCATCCAGAACGAGTACCTGGCGTCGGAACACGCCCGGCTGCGCGTCGCGGCCGAGGTCGACGCGCTGACCGGCGTCGCCAACCGGCGCGGGCTCGAGGCGCACGTCGACGCACTGCACGACGGACAGGGCCCCGCGCGGGAGGAGGTCACCCTCGTCCTCGTCGACGTCGACCACTTCAAGGGCGTCAACGACACCCACGGCCACGAGGTCGGCGACGAGGTGCTCGTGCGCGTCGCGGCGGCGCTGCGGACGGTCGTCCGCGGCACCGACCTCGTCGTGCGCTGGGGCGGCGACGAGTTCCTTCTCCTGCTCGACACCGACCGGGTCGACACCGCCCGCCAGCGGTGCCTGGAGCTCGTCGAGCTCGTGCGCCGCGACCACTGGGACGACCTCGCCCCCGACCTGCGGGTCACGGTGAGCGTCGGCCTCGCGGTCGGCAAGGTCGCCGACCTCGACGGCCTGCGGCAGATGGCCGACCAGGCGCTGTACCGGGCCAAGGAGCGCGGCCGCGACGGCGTCGCGACCTGAGCCGGGCGGCGCCGGTCAGGCGTCGAGCGTCATGAGCAGCACCGGCGCACGGTCGGCCGGCAGCCAGTGCGGCCGTGCCTCGCCGACGACCCGCCAGCCGCGCCGCCGGTAGAGGTCGGCGGCGACCGAGTGCTCCTGGACGACGTCGAGCACCGGCACCCGGCCGAGGCTGCGCACGTGCTCCACCGCCGTCCCGAGCAGGCGCGAGCCGAGCCCCAGCCCCCGGCGCGCGGGGTCGACGAAGAGGGTCGACACGGTGCCGAGGTCCGTGGCGGGCAGCCCGGTCGCGTCGACGAACGCCTCGGTCTCCCAGCCCTCGCCCGGCTCGAGCACGGCGACGTGACCGGCGACCGCGCCCGCTTCGATGACCACCCACGCCCCGAGCTCGCCCGGCCGCACGACGAACTCCTCCACGGGGAAGGGCAGCGGCCAGCGCACGGGGTAGCGCGAGGCGGGCTGCTGGGCCGCGAGGACCTCGACGAGCGCGGGGACGTCGGCGGGCCGACGGGGACGCACGGTGGGCTCGGGCACCGGTGCAGCCTAGGTCGCGGCGGGCCGTAGAGTCGGTCGGCGTGACCACCACCCCCACCGTCGGCGTGCTCGCCGTGCAGGGCGACGTGCGCGAGCACCTCGTCGCGCTCGAGCGCGGCGGCGCCCACGCCGTCACGGTGCGCCGCCCCACCGAGGTCGAGGCCGTCGACGGGCTCGTCCTGCCGGGCGGGGAGTCGACGACGATCGACAAGCTCGTCCGGGCCTTCGACCTCCAGGCGCCGCTGCGCGCCCGCATCGCCGACGGCCTGCCCGTCTACGGCTCCTGCGCGGGGATGATCCTCCTCGCCGACCGCCTCGCGGACGGCGCCGACGGGCAGCAGACCCTCGGCGGGATGGACATCCTCGTGCGCCGCAACGCCTTCGGCCGGCAGGTCGACTCCTTCGAGGAGGACCTGCACATCCGCGAGCTCGGCGGCCAGCCGGTGCGCGCGGTGTTCATCCGGGCGCCGTGGGTCGAGGAGGCGGGGGAGGCCGTCGAGGTCCTCGCGCGGGTCGAGCAGGGTCCGGCCGCGGGTAGGATCGTCGCCGCGCGGCAGGGGAACCTGCTGGTCACGTCCTTCCACCCGGAGGTGACCGGTGACCACCGGGTCCACCGCCTCTTCGTCGACATCGTGCAGCAGAGCCAGAGGGAGCGTTCATGAGCGGCCACTCCAAGTGGGCGACCACCAAGCACAAGAAGGCGGCGATCGACGCCAAGCGCGGCAAGCTCTTCGCCAAGCTCATCAAGAACATCGAGGTCGCGGCCCGCACGGGCGGCGGTGACCCGACGGGCAACCCGACGCTCTACGACGCGATCCAGAAGGCCAAGAAGTCGTCGGTCCCCAACAACAACATCGACAACGCGGTCAAGCGCGGGTCCGGTGCGACGGCGGGCGGCGCCGACTGGCAGACCATCACCTACGAGGGCTACGCCCCCGGCGGGGTGGCGCTGCTCATCGAGTGCCTCACCGACAACCGCAACCGCGCCGCGGCCGAGGTCCGGACCGCCCTGACCCGCAACGGCGGCCAGCTCGCCGACCCGGGCTCGGTGGCCTACGTCTTCCACCGCAAGGGCGTCGTCATCGTCCCCAAGAGCGACGACAAGGGCGAGGACGAGATCCTCGAGGTCGTCCTGGAGGCGGGCGCCGAGGAGGTCAACGACAACGGCGACTCGTGGGAGGTCGTCTCCGAGGCGACCGACGTCGTCGCGGTCCGCACGGCCCTCCAGGACGCCGGCATCGACTACGACTCGGCCGAGGCCTCCTGGGTCCCCAACCTCCAGGTGCCGCTCGACGCCGACGGCGCGAAGAAGATGATCCGCGTCATCGAGGCCCTCGAGGACTCCGACGACGTCCAGGACGTCTTCGCCAACGGCGACATCCCGGACTCCGTCCTCGCCGAGCTCGACGCCGAGGACTGAGCGGCGCCGCGTGTCGGTGCCGGGGGAGCACCCGGCGGGGCCGTAGCGTGGGCGTCGAACACCTGTTCCATCGCTCGGTGAAGGAGCCCGCGTGCGCGTCCTCGGTGTCGACCCCGGTCTCACCCGCTGCGGCCTTGGGGTCGTCGACGGTCGGCTCGGGCGTGCCCGGATGGTCGCCGTCGGCGTCGTGCGCACCCCGAGCGACGGCGACCCGGGGGAGCGCCTGGTCTACCTCGAGCGCGAGATGGAGGGCTGGCTCGACCGCTACCGCCCCGACGTCGTCGCCGTCGAGCGGGTCTTCGCCGACTCCAACATCACCAACGTCATGAGCACCGCGCACGCCACGGCGGTCGCGCTGCTCGCCGCCACCAAGCGTGAGGTGCCCGTCGTCTTCCACACCCCGACCGAGGTCAAGGCCGCCGTCACCGGCTCCGGGCGCGCGGACAAGGCGCAGGTGACCGCGATGGTCACCCGCATCCTCGGCCTCGCGACGCCGCCGAGGCCCGCCGACGCCGCCGACGCCCTCGCCCTGGCCATCTGCCACACCTGGCGGGGCGCGCAGTCCGCGCGCCTGGACGCCCTCGCGAAGGCGGCCCGCGGATGATCGCCTCGCTGCGCGGGGCCGTCACGCACGTCGGCCTCGACCACGTCGTCCTCGAGGTCGGCGGGGTCGGGATGCTCGTGCACGCCACCCCGGCGACCGCCGCCGCCTGCCATCGCGGGCAGGAGGCCTCGCTCGCGACGACCCTCGTCGTGCGCGAGGACTCCCTCACCCTCTACGGCTTCGGCAGCCCCGCCGAGCGCGACATGTTCGAGACCGTCCAGACGGTCTCGGGCGTCGGGCCGCGCCTGGCCCTCGCGATGCTCTCGGTCATGGGCCCGGACCAGCTCGCGACGGCGTTGTCCTCCGGCGACGCCAAGGCCCTGACGGCCATCCCCGGCATCGGCGCCAAGTCCGCCCAGCGGCTCGTCCTCGAGCTGCGCGACAAGGTCGGCGCCGTGCGCACCGGCGCCGGCCCCGGTGCCCCCGCGCCGGTCGTCCCGGGCGAGGAGCCGTGGCGCGGCCAGGTGGCCGAGGCCCTCGTCGGGCTCGGCTGGTCGGCGAAGCAGGCCGGTGACGCCGTCGAGCGGGTCGCCGGCACCGCCCCGGCCGACGCCGACATCGCCGCGCTGCTGCGCCTGGCCCTGCGCGAGCTGCGGCCGTGAGCGCGGCCCGCGGCTGGGGGAGCGAGGTCCACGAGGCCGACGACCGCGAGGACGACGGCTCCTTCGACGCCACCGCCCGCGTCGTCGACGCCGGGGGCAGCGACGACGAGCGGGTCGTCGAGGCCGCCCTGCGCCCGCGCCGCCTCGCCGAGTTCCCCGGCCAGCCGCGGGTGCGCGACCAGCTCGGGCTCGTGCTCGAGGCCGCCCGCCGCCGCGGCAGCCCGCCCGACCACGTCCTGCTCTCGGGCCCGCCCGGCCTGGGCAAGACGACGCTGGCGATGATCGTCGCCGCCGAGCTCGAGCGCCCGATCCGGGTCACGAGCGGCCCGGCCATCCAGCACGCCGGCGACCTCGCCGCGGTCCTCTCCAGCCTCGACGAGGGCGAGGTCCTCTTCCTCGACGAGATCCACCGGATGAGCCGCTCCGCCGAGGAGATGCTCTACCTCGCGATGGAGGACTTCCGGGTCGACGTCATCGTCGGCAAGGGCCCGGGCGCGACGGCCATCCCGCTCGAGCTGCCGCCGTTCACCGTCGTCGGCGCGACGACCCGGGCCGGGCTGCTCCCGGCGCCGCTGCGCGACCGCTTCGGCTTCACCGGCCACCTCGACTACTACGACGTCGCCGACCTCGTGACGATCCTGCGCCGCTCGGCCGGCCTGCTCGGGGTCGAGGCCGACGCCGAGGGCATCACCGAGGTCGCCGGCCGCTCCCGCGGCACGCCCCGCATCGCCAACCGGCTGCTGCGCCGGGTGCGCGACTGGGCCCAGGTCCACGGCGACGGGCACGTCGACCACGCCGCCGCCCGGGCCGCCCTCGCGCTGTTCGACGTCGACGACGCCGGGCTGGACCGCCTCGACCGCGCCGTCCTCGAGGCGCTGTGCCGCCGCTTCGCCGGCGGGCCGGTCGGCCTCTCGACCCTCGCCGTCGCCGTGGGGGAGGAGTCCGACACCGTCGAGACCGTCGCCGAGCCCTACCTCGTGCGGGAGGGCTTCATCTCCCGCACCCCCCGCGGCCGGGCCGCGACCGCCCGGGCCTGGAGCCACCTCGGGCTGCGTCCCCCCGCCGGTGCGCCGCAGCAGGGCGCGCTGCCGCTGCTCGACGACGGCCCCGGACGGCTGGGCGGCTGACCCCGCTCCCGGGCGCCCCCCGGGGCACGCGCGGGCGTGTCGGATCGTTGGTGGGGCGTCCGCGTCTCGCCTACAGTGAGTCCTCGGCCCGGTGCTCCCGGGCCGACCCACTGTTCACCACAGCGCGGGGGACCCCCGCTCCGAAGGACCAACTCCGATGTCTTCCGGCTCCGGCTCCGGCCTGACCTACCTCCTGATCCTGGGACTGCCGTTCCTCCTCCTCGTCTGGATGTTCTTCACCCAGCGCAAGCGCGGACAGCAGGTCCAGGCCCTCCAGGCCTCCCTCGCCGTCGGGGAGGAGGTCGTCACGACGTCCGGTCTCTACGGGACCCTCACCGCCCTCGACGACCGGGTCGCGACGCTCGACGTCGGGAACGGGGTCACGCTGCGGTTCGACCGCCGGGCCATCGGGATGCGCGCGGGAGAGGTGGGCTGACGTGGCGAGCACCGCACCGCGCACCGCGGCCCGCCGGGCCCTCATCGCGCTGACCGTCCTCGTCGTCGCCCTCGGTGGCGTCCTCACCGGCTCGGTCGTCTGGGGCGACGGGCAGACCACGCCGAAGCTCGGCCTCGACCTCGAGGGCGGCACCCAGATCATCCTCGAGCCGCGGGTCACCAACGGCCAGGCGGTCTCCGCGGAGTCGCTGGCCCAGGCCCGCGACATCATCGTCCAGCGCGTCGACTCCAACGGCGTCTCCGGCGCCGAGGTGACGACCCAGGGCGAGAGCAACATCGTCGTGAGCATCCCCGAGATCCCGACCCAGGCCGTCCGCAACGCGATCAGCCAGTCCTCGCAGATGCAGTTCCGCGCGGTCCTCGCGATCGGCTCGGGCATCCCGGTCCCGACCGGCTCCCCGAGCGCCGCGCCGAGCGCGTCGGCGAGCGGGTCCGCCTCGCCCTCGGCCTCGCCGTCCGCCGGCTCCACCGCCTCGCCGGCCCCCAGCGCCTCCTCGACGCAGAACAGCGCCGTCAACGAGGCGCTGACCGCCGCCAGCCCGAGCCCGAGCCCCAGCGGCTCGGCCTCCGCGAGCGCCTCGCCGAGCGCGAGCCCCAGCCCGAGCGCGAGCGGCAGCGGCTCCGCCGCGCCGAGCGGCCCCACCGACCTCGCGTGGATCACCCCCGAGGTCCAGCAGGCCTACGACGCCCTGAACTGCGCCGACCCGAAGGCCCTCGAGACCGTCCGCGACGTCGCAGCCGAGCCGCTCGTCACCTGCTCCGAGGACGGCTCGACCAAGTACATCCTCGGCCCGGTCGCCGTCTCCGGCGACAAGATCACCGACGCCACCGCCGGCTACCAGAGCAACCCGCAGGGCGCCGTCACGAGCACCGTCGAGATCGCCCTCACCTTCAACAGCGAGGGGGCCCGCCAGTACGCCGACATCAGCCGCACGATGGTGGGGCTGCCCTCGCCGCAGAACCAGCTCGCCACCGTCCTGGACTCGCGCGTCATCGTCGCGCCGCAGTTCAACGAGGCCATCCCCAACGGCCGCGCGAGCATCACCGGCGGCTTCACCCTCGCCGGGGCCAAGGAGATCGCCGACCAGCTGAAGTTCGGCGCGCTGCCGCTGTCCTTCGAGGAGCAGTCGAGCGTCGACATCAGCCCGACCCTCGGTGGGGAGCAGCTGCGCTACGGCTTCGTCGCCGGCCTCATCGGCCTCCTGCTCGTCGTCGTCTACTCGCTCTTCCAGTACCGGATGCTCGGCTTCGTGACGATCAGCTCGATCGTCGTCGCCGGCCTGCTCACGTACCTGGCGATCACGGTGCTCGGCTGGGCGCAGAACTTCCGCCTCGACATGGCCGGCGTCACCGGCCTCATCGTCGCCATCGGGTTCACCGCCGACAGCTTCATCGTCTACTTCGAGCGGGTCCGTGACGAGCTGCGCGAGGGCCGCTCCCTCGCCAGCGCCGTCGAGACCGGGTGGAACCGCGCCAAGCGCACGGTCCTCATCGCCGACGGCGTCAACTTCCTCGCGGCGATCGTCCTCTACCTGCTCGCGAGCTCGAGCGTGCGCGGGTTCGCGTTCACGCTCGGCCTGACGACGCTCATCGACCTGCTCGTCGTCTTCTGGTTCACCCACCCGCTGCTCACGCTCCTGACCCGGGTGCCGTTCTTCCGCGACGGGCACCGGTTCTCCGGGCTCGACCCGCGCAAGCTCGGCGCGAAGAAGCGCAGCTACGCCGGTCGCGGCCGGTTCACCCCCGTCGAACCCTCCGCCCCCGCCACCGAAGGGAGCCGCGCGTGAGCACCTCGTTCTCCGACTTCGGCAACGACCTCTACACCGGCAAGCGCTCGATCCCGGTCGTCGCCAAGCGCCGCTCGTTCTACCTCGGCTCGCTCGTCCTCATCGTCGTCGCGGTCCTCGGCCTGACGGTGCAGGGCCTCAACCTCGGCCTCGAGTTCCGCGGCGGCTCCGAGTTCCGCATCGCGACCGGCTCGACGCCGAGCGACTACGAGCAGACCGCCCGCCAGGCCGTCGGCGCCGCCGAGGACGCCAGCGGCGTCAACGTCACCCTCGTCGGCACCAACACCGTCCGCGTCCAGACCGAGAAGCTGACCGACACCGACAGCCAGCAGGTCCGCGGCGAGCTCGCGCAGGCCTTCGGGGTGCCCGAGGAGAACGTCAGCGCGACGTTCATCGGGCCGTCCTGGGGCGCCTCGGTCAGCGGGCAGGCGCTGCGCGCGCTGCTCATCTTCCTCGTCGCCGTGGTCATCATGCTGAGCATCTACTTCCGCAACTGGAAGATGGCGGCCGCCTCACTCGTCGCGCTCGTCCACGACCTCGTCATCACCGTCGGCATCTACAGCCTGAGCGGCTTCGAGATCTCGCCGGCCACGATGATCGGCTTCCTCACCGTCCTCGGCTACAGCCTCTACGACACCGTCGTCGTCTTCGACAAGGTCCGCGAGAACACCAACGAGGCGTTCGCCAACGGCCGGATGACCTTCGCGCAGGCCGCCAACCTCGCGGTCAACCAGACGATGGTCCGCTCGATCAACACGACGGTCATCGGCCTGCTGCCGATCGCCGCGGTGCTCGCCGTCGGCTCGGTCTTCCTCGGCCCCGGCGTGCTCGTCGACCTCTCGCTCGTGCTGTTCGTCGGCATCCTCGTCGGCGCCTACTCCTCGATCTTCATCGCCACCCCGGTCCTCGTCTCGCTGCGACGCAACGAGGAGAAGGTCGTCGACCTCGAGAAGCGCGCGCTGCGCCACCAGACGAAGAAGGCCAAGGACGCCGGCGAGGCCGTGCCCACCTCCGGCGACGCCGCGGCCCCCGCGGCCTCGGTCGCGGCCGGCCAGGTCGACCGCGTGGAGGGGGCGACCCTCACCGGCCGCACCGTCCACGAGTACGCGCGCTCCGGCCCGCGCAACCAGCCGCGGCGCACCCCGAAGTCCAAGCGGTGAGCGCGCTGCCCCACGGCGGCGTCGACGAGGTCGTCGCCCGCTCGCTGCGCGACGTCGCCGACTTCCCGAGCCCCGGGGTCGTCTTCAAGGACATCACCCCGCTGCTCGCGGACCCGGTGGCCTTCGCCGAGGTCATCGGGGCGCTGGCCGACGGCCGGCGCGGCGAGGTCGACCTCGTCGCCGGGGTCGAGGCCCGCGGCTTCGTCGTCGGGGCGGCCCTGGCCCACGCGATGGGCGTCGGGTTCGTGCCGGTGCGCAAGGCCGGCAAGCTGCCCGGCGACACCGTCGCCGCGTCCTACGACCTCGAGTACGGCTCGGCGACCATCGAGGTCCACGCCGACGCCGTGCCCGCCGGCTCGCGGGTCGTCCTCGTCGACGACGTCCTCGCGACCGGGGGCACCGCCCTCGCCGCGTGGGAGCTGCTCGAGCGCGTCGGCGGTCACGTCGTCGGCTTCGACTGCGTCGTCGAGCTCGCCTTCCTCGGCGGGCGCGAGCGCCTCGGTGCCCGCGAGGTGCGGGCGCTGCACGTCGTCGCCTGACGCGCGACTAGACTCCCGGCATGGCGGAGCACACCACAGCCGCCACCCCGGGGAACAGCGCTGCCGGGGTGGGGTCCCGGGCGCGGGCGCGGGCCGCCCTCGCGCGGGTCGGGCGCAACCGCCCGCCGAGCAACCCGGTCCTCGAGCCGCTGCTCCAGACGGTCCGCAGCACCCACCCCAAGGCCGACATCGGGCTCGTCGAGCGCGCCTACGCCGTCGCCGAGCGCGCCCACCAGGGGCAGAAGCGCCGCAGCGGCGACGACTACATCACCCACCCGCTCGCCGTGACGACCATCCTCGCCGAGCTCGGCATGACGCCGACGACGCTCGCGGCCGCGCTCCTGCACGACACGGTCGAGGACACCGCCTACAGCCTCGAGGCGCTGCGCCGCGACTTCGGCGACGAGATCGCGATGCTCGTCGACGGCGTGACCAAGCTCGACAAGGTCACCTACGGGCAGGCCGCCCAGGCCGAGACCGTCCGCAAGATGGTCGTCGCGATGGCCCGCGACATCCGCGTCCTCGTCATCAAGCTCGCCGACCGCCTGCACAACGCCCGCACCTGGCGCTACGTCAGCCAGGAGAGCGCGCAGCGCAAGGCCAAGGAGACGCTCGAGATCTACGCTCCGCTGGCGCACCGGCTCGGGATGAACACGATCAAGTGGGAGCTCGAGGACCTCTCGTTCCAGACCCTCTACCCGAAGGTCTACGACGAGATCGTCCGGCTCGTCGCCGAGCGCGCCCCCGCCCGCGAGGAGTACCTGACCCAGGTGCGAGACGAGGTCGGCTCCGACCTGCGCTCGGCCAAGCTCAAGGCGACGGTCACCGGCCGCCCGAAGCACTACTACTCCGTCTACCAGAAGATGATCGTCGGCGGCCGCGACTTCGACCAGATCTACGACCTCGTCGCGGTCCGCGTCCTCGTCGACACGGTGCGCGACTGCTACGCGGCGCTCGGCGCCCTCCACGCGCGGTGGAACCCGGTCCCCGGCCGGTTCAAGGACTACATCGCGATGCCGAAGTTCAACATGTACCAGTCGCTGCACACGACGGTCATCGGCCCCGGCGGCAAGGCCGTCGAGATCCAGATCCGCACCCACGACATGCACCGTCGGGCGGAGTACGGCGTCGCCGCGCACTGGAAGTACAAGGAGGACCCCAACGGTCCCGCGCCCGGCGCCCACGCCCGCGACGGCCAGACCGGCCCGGTCAACGACATGGCCTGGCTGCGCCAGCTCCTGGACTGGCAGAAGGAGACCTCCGACCCCGGCGAGTTCCTCGAGTCGCTGCGCTTCGAGATCACCGCGAGCGAGGTCTACGTCTTCACGCCCAAGGGCCAGCTCGTCGGCCTGCCGGCCGGCGCGACGCCCGTCGACTTCGCCTACGCCGTCCACACCGAGGTCGGGCACCACTGCATCGGGGCGCGCGTCAACGGGCGCCTCGTCCCGCTCGAGAGCCGCCTCGACAACGGCGACGTCGTCGAGGTGCTCACCTCCAAGGCCGACTCCGCCGGCCCCTCGCGCGACTGGCTCTCGTTCGTGCGCTCCGCCCGCGCGCGCAACAAGATCAAGCACTGGTTCACCAAGGAACGCCGCGAGGAGATGATCGAGGAGGGCAAGGAAGCCCTCGCGAAGGCCATGCGCAAGCAGGGCCTGCCGCTGCAACGGCTCACCTCCGTCGAGTCGCTGACCGGCGTCGCCGAGGAGCTGCGCCACCCCGGCATCGACGCGCTCTACGCCGCGGTCGGGGAGGGGCACGTCAGCGCCCAGCACGTCGTCTCGCGCCTCGTCGCCTCCGTCGGCGGCGAGCAGGGCGCCAGCGAGGACATCGCCGAGGTCGCCTCCCCGGTGCTCAGCCGGCCGCGCTCGCGCCGCTCGGGCGACCCCGGGGTCGTCGTCAAGGGGATGTCGGACGTCTGGGTGAAGCTCGCGCGCTGCTGCACGCCGGTGCCCGGCGACGACATCCTCGGCTTCGTCACCCGGGGCAACGGCGTCTCGGTGCACCGCCGCGACTGCACGAACGCCGACTCGCTCCTCGCGCAGTCCGACAAGATCATCGAGGTCGAGTGGGCGCCGACCTCGGCGAGCCTCTTCCTCGTCCAGCTCCAGGTCGAGGCGCTCGACCGCTCGCGCCTGCTCTCGGACGTCACCCGGGTCATCTCCGACCACGGGGTCAACATCCTGTCGGCGTCGGTGCAGACCTCGCGCGACCGGGTGGCCATCCTCCGGTTCACCTTCGAGATGGGGGACCCGGGCCACCTCGGGCACGTCATCCGGGCCGTGCAGAACGTCGACGGCGTCCTCGACGCCGAGCGCGTCACCGGCGGGCGCCGGGACCACTGAGGTCCGCGGCGCCCCGCCGGTCGCGGGTCAGCCGCCGAACTCGTCCAGGCCCGCGCGGGCCTGGTCCAGCCACTGCTGCTGGGAGGCCAGCCGCTCGCGGGCCGCGACCGCCTTGCGCTCGTCGCCGGAGGCCTCCGCCTTCGCGACGTCGGCCTCGGCCTTCGCGACGGCCGCCTCGAGCTGCTCGGCCATGCTGCGCGCCCGGGCCGAGAGCTCGGGGTTGGTGGCCTTCCAGCGCTGGTCGTCGGCCTCGCGGACCGCGGTCTCGACGCGGCGCATCCGCTTCTCGACGCGCTCGATGTCGCCGCGCGGGACCTTGCCGGCGGCCTCCCAGCGGTCCTGGATGCCCCGCAGGGCCGTCTTGGCGGCCTCGAGGTCGGTGACCGGGAGCAGCGCCTCGGCCTCGACGAGCAGCTCCTCCTTGACGGCGAGGTTGCCGCGGAACTCCTCGTCCTCGGCGGCCGAGACGGCGTCCTTCGCGGTGAAGAACGCGTCCTGGGCCGCCCGGAAGCGTTCCCACAGGGCGTCGTCGTCGCTGCGGCTGGCCCGGCCGGCCTGGCGCCAGCGGTCCATCAGCTGCTTGTAGGCGCGGGCCGTGGGGCCCCAGTCGGTGCTCGTCGAGAGCGCCTCGGCCTGCGCGACGAGCGACTCCTTGGTC is from Arthrobacter sp. NEB 688 and encodes:
- the yajC gene encoding preprotein translocase subunit YajC; the encoded protein is MSSGSGSGLTYLLILGLPFLLLVWMFFTQRKRGQQVQALQASLAVGEEVVTTSGLYGTLTALDDRVATLDVGNGVTLRFDRRAIGMRAGEVG
- a CDS encoding adenine phosphoribosyltransferase — encoded protein: MSALPHGGVDEVVARSLRDVADFPSPGVVFKDITPLLADPVAFAEVIGALADGRRGEVDLVAGVEARGFVVGAALAHAMGVGFVPVRKAGKLPGDTVAASYDLEYGSATIEVHADAVPAGSRVVLVDDVLATGGTALAAWELLERVGGHVVGFDCVVELAFLGGRERLGAREVRALHVVA
- the ruvB gene encoding Holliday junction branch migration DNA helicase RuvB, whose translation is MSAARGWGSEVHEADDREDDGSFDATARVVDAGGSDDERVVEAALRPRRLAEFPGQPRVRDQLGLVLEAARRRGSPPDHVLLSGPPGLGKTTLAMIVAAELERPIRVTSGPAIQHAGDLAAVLSSLDEGEVLFLDEIHRMSRSAEEMLYLAMEDFRVDVIVGKGPGATAIPLELPPFTVVGATTRAGLLPAPLRDRFGFTGHLDYYDVADLVTILRRSAGLLGVEADAEGITEVAGRSRGTPRIANRLLRRVRDWAQVHGDGHVDHAAARAALALFDVDDAGLDRLDRAVLEALCRRFAGGPVGLSTLAVAVGEESDTVETVAEPYLVREGFISRTPRGRAATARAWSHLGLRPPAGAPQQGALPLLDDGPGRLGG
- the secD gene encoding protein translocase subunit SecD; this translates as MASTAPRTAARRALIALTVLVVALGGVLTGSVVWGDGQTTPKLGLDLEGGTQIILEPRVTNGQAVSAESLAQARDIIVQRVDSNGVSGAEVTTQGESNIVVSIPEIPTQAVRNAISQSSQMQFRAVLAIGSGIPVPTGSPSAAPSASASGSASPSASPSAGSTASPAPSASSTQNSAVNEALTAASPSPSPSGSASASASPSASPSPSASGSGSAAPSGPTDLAWITPEVQQAYDALNCADPKALETVRDVAAEPLVTCSEDGSTKYILGPVAVSGDKITDATAGYQSNPQGAVTSTVEIALTFNSEGARQYADISRTMVGLPSPQNQLATVLDSRVIVAPQFNEAIPNGRASITGGFTLAGAKEIADQLKFGALPLSFEEQSSVDISPTLGGEQLRYGFVAGLIGLLLVVVYSLFQYRMLGFVTISSIVVAGLLTYLAITVLGWAQNFRLDMAGVTGLIVAIGFTADSFIVYFERVRDELREGRSLASAVETGWNRAKRTVLIADGVNFLAAIVLYLLASSSVRGFAFTLGLTTLIDLLVVFWFTHPLLTLLTRVPFFRDGHRFSGLDPRKLGAKKRSYAGRGRFTPVEPSAPATEGSRA
- the secF gene encoding protein translocase subunit SecF, with amino-acid sequence MSTSFSDFGNDLYTGKRSIPVVAKRRSFYLGSLVLIVVAVLGLTVQGLNLGLEFRGGSEFRIATGSTPSDYEQTARQAVGAAEDASGVNVTLVGTNTVRVQTEKLTDTDSQQVRGELAQAFGVPEENVSATFIGPSWGASVSGQALRALLIFLVAVVIMLSIYFRNWKMAAASLVALVHDLVITVGIYSLSGFEISPATMIGFLTVLGYSLYDTVVVFDKVRENTNEAFANGRMTFAQAANLAVNQTMVRSINTTVIGLLPIAAVLAVGSVFLGPGVLVDLSLVLFVGILVGAYSSIFIATPVLVSLRRNEEKVVDLEKRALRHQTKKAKDAGEAVPTSGDAAAPAASVAAGQVDRVEGATLTGRTVHEYARSGPRNQPRRTPKSKR
- the ruvA gene encoding Holliday junction branch migration protein RuvA, which produces MIASLRGAVTHVGLDHVVLEVGGVGMLVHATPATAAACHRGQEASLATTLVVREDSLTLYGFGSPAERDMFETVQTVSGVGPRLALAMLSVMGPDQLATALSSGDAKALTAIPGIGAKSAQRLVLELRDKVGAVRTGAGPGAPAPVVPGEEPWRGQVAEALVGLGWSAKQAGDAVERVAGTAPADADIAALLRLALRELRP